Sequence from the Mixophyes fleayi isolate aMixFle1 chromosome 4, aMixFle1.hap1, whole genome shotgun sequence genome:
ATGATGATTAAGATAAAAGGGACGAAGATCACTAAAACATTTATGACAAAATCAAACAATAACAAGATGGAAGTGTCTGAAGAAGTCAATTCTACTATTGGGGCAAAGTCACAGACGAAATGGTCAATGTAATTGAGACCACAAAAGTGCAGCTGCCAAACCACAATTATTTCACTTGTTAAAATGAAAACCAAGAACCAAGACCCGACAATCATTTTGAGGCAGACGTGGGGCACCATTATAGAATTGTAACGCATCGGGTTGCAAATGGCCAAATATCGATCATAAGACATTATAACAATAAGAAAACATTGCAGAAATCCAAAAATGAAAAACAGGTACAGCTGAAAGACGCAGATAGTGACAGATATTTCTTTTACATCCCTTAATATGATATCTAACATCATTGGTATAATAGTGGTGGTTATTAGGACATCGGCTACTGCTAGATGTTTAAGGAAGATGAACATTG
This genomic interval carries:
- the LOC142150495 gene encoding olfactory receptor 10A7-like, which codes for MCEDNQTEVTVFLLLGFHGLYEYKILLFIVFLFSYIVVLNGNLLLIVLVSTSDNLKIPMFIFLKHLAVADVLITTTIIPMMLDIILRDVKEISVTICVFQLYLFFIFGFLQCFLIVIMSYDRYLAICNPMRYNSIMVPHVCLKMIVGSWFLVFILTSEIIVVWQLHFCGLNYIDHFVCDFAPIVELTSSDTSILLLFDFVINVLVIFVPFILIIITYIIIYITILKISSNSGRKKAFSTCSSHLATVFTYYGTLITVYLAPSDESAISTNKFRSLLYIVVTPMMNPIIYSLRNHEIRRTLQKMIVNIEIQLKTK